From Flaviflexus ciconiae:
GAACGGCAGTTGTCAGGTTGGTCGCACCCGGACCAGAGGTAGCAATGCAGACACCGACCTTGCCGGTGGCATGTGCGTAGCCCTCAGCCGCATGTCCTGCGCCCTGCTCGTGACGCACCAGGATGTGCCGTAGCGAGGTGGAATCCATGAGCGGATCGTAGGTGGGGAGGATGGCACCGCCGGGGAGACCGAAGACCGTATCTACGCCCAGCTCCTCGAGAGAACGAATAATTGACCGGGCACCGGTTGACTTCTCTCGGATAACACCGTCGCCCTGCGCCTTCAGCGCACTCGCTTCAGCGAGTGTTGCCGGGGATGCTGGTTTCCCCATGGTTCCTCCTAGACGTGGATCGGTATGGCAATGAAAAAGCCCCCTGCTTCGGAACAGGGGGCGCGCAACACTTCCTTAGCGGACCGGTGTGGCGCGCCAGGTAACTACAAGCTTCATTTCCATAACTCAGACATTAGCCTGACCCGCCCGGGACAAGCAAGCCAGAGTCACTTGATCTCACATATTGGTTCGCAATGTCAGCCAATGAGACATACCTTCTCGGGGCAAAAGTCCTACTTTTTGGCTTATATTCACTAATTCCACGGAAATACTGCACCCTCCCCCGCCGAGAGTAAACGCTCTCCCGCGTGCGCGAAGCGGGCGTCCAATTATCAAGAAGCAGCCGTTCTCCGCACCTACCTGCACTCCCCTGGCGTAGCCACCACCTATCCCCCATCCCCGTCTCTGCCCCGCAGGTACCTGCCCAATAGCAACGGGGGCTGGTCGAGCTGCCCGGTCTCTATCGTTGGGGGAACCGCGCGGATGTCCGGGAAGCGAAAACGCTGGCCCGCACCCGGTTCGACATAGCGGACGGGGTATTCACGGATAGAAACCCTCACTGACATTGAGAACTTGTGGGAATAGGGACATGCGGACATAAGCGTGCTCCCCGGGACTCGAACGTCCTGTCACGTTCGGATTCCGGGGAGCACTGTTGCAGTATGCCACGAAGCGTGGCTTGTGGCGCTTACATACCGCCAAGGAAGTGGGCGACGAGGATCTTGGCGATCATCGCGACCGGGTAGACAAGTGCATACCCGAGGGCAACGCGGGGGTCTGATCCCGTACGGCCGTTCGCGAATGCGAGGACGGCCGGCTGGGTCTGCGAGCCTGCGAGCAGGCCAGACAGCCTCGTTCCACCCATATGGAAGATATGGCGCATGGTCAAGTAGAGGCCGACTCCCATGATCGAGGTGACAAGAACTCCGAGCAGGAGGATCTTCCACCAGGCATCACCGGAGAAGGCGAGTCCGATCTGGCCACCGGCGTTGCAACCTGCCTGCGCGAGGAAAAGGAGGAGGCCGAGTTCCGACATGACGAGGTTCGCGGTGTTCGGCAGGGCGGTGACGACCTTGCCGACACGACCAAGACGGCCCATGACCAGTCCAACGAGGAGAACGCCGGCGGCGCCACCGAGGGAGAAGCTACCGCCACCGGGCATCGGGATTTCAATGGAGCCAACGAACAGGCCAAGGGCGAGGCCCAGACCGAGCGCCACGGGGTTGATGTCGGTGAGGCCCTTCGAGGAGTCGCCGAGCCACTTGGAGATTTCCTTCAGCTTCATGGTCGGGCCGACAACGCGGACGCGGTCTCCCATTTCCACCATGAGATTCGGGATTGCAAGCATGTCCTGATCGGCCCTGCGGACGCGGGAGATCTTTGCTCCCCAGCGCTCTGCGAGAACTTCGTCGAGTTCGCGGACGGTGAGGCCAACGAGGCTGGGCTCGGACACGGTGATCCGGCGGAAATCGAGCATGCGACGGTCGGAGCGTAGCGAGTGGGAGGAGCGGTGGCCAAGTTCGCCAACAACCTGTTCAACATCGGCATCTTCACCGACGATGGTGACAAGGTCGCCCCGCTGGAGGACCTCGCTGGAGCTGGGGATCCAGATGGGGCCCTGTTCGCCGCGGCGGATGCGGGAGAATTCGATTGCGGAGCCGAGGGACTTCATGATGCCACCAACGGTCGGGCCGTCTTCACGGTCCACGCGGACGTTCTGGTGGGTGACGGGCGACGGGGCATCGGTGTCGAGGTGCGCTTTCCGCAATGCCATCTGCGCCGCAATGATCATGCCGATGACGCCGAACAGGTAGGCGACTGCGTAGCCCACGGTTGCGGTCCCGGGATCACCGGAGGATTCACCGGCGGCCGCGAGCGCGGGCGTGTTCGTGACGGCGCCGGAGAAGGTACCGGCGATGAGTGCGATGTCCATGTCGAACACGTAGCTACCGACAAGGTAGGCGGCAACGGCTGCGACGATGAAGAGGACCACCATCGTGATGATGGGGCCGGTTGCCTGTTTCAGGGACTTGAAGAACGTGCCGCCGGCGTTGTTGCCGATGGAGAAGGCGAACAGGACGAGCCCGAGGGTGCCAATGTAGTGCGGGATTGTGATCTCGACGCCGACCGCATTACCCCATGCTGCGAGGGCGATCGCGAAGAACAGGACGGCAGCCGCACCGAGGCTCACTCCCTTAACTTTGATTCGGCCGAGGGCCATTCCTATGCCGATAATCAAGAAAACCGTCAAGATCGGTTGTTCGGCCAAGTAGTTCAACACACTGTTCATGCCACCCGGACACTCCTCTGTCATGGATCGCTGTCCACGCATCTGTTATTGAATAGTTCCATCAATAAGTATGGCCCGGGTTTTGTCCGAATTGATGGGCAATGAGTCCCGGCACGACGAAGCGGGAGATGTTAGTTGCACCTCCCGCTTACCGTCATATTTTGCGCTTTGTGGGCCGCGTCTCAGAATACTGCGCTAATCGCTACGGGCGGCGTTGTTCGGAACCTCGTTGGCAGCGTCCGTGAGCGGTCAGCCGAGCCCACATCTGCTAGTCGTCGAGTGAACGCACTCCTCCGTAGGTGGCTGAGCGTGCCAGCATCGCGTAGGCCTTGAGCGCCTTGGAGACCTTGCGGGGGCGCTCAGCGGCGGGCTTCCACGGGGTGGATCCCTTGGCGGCGCGGCGCTCGGCCAGGGTTTCGTCGTCGACGAGTAGCTCGAGTTTGCGGGAGGGCACGTCGAGGACAATGCGGTCACCCTCTTCGATAAGTCCGATGGCGCCGCCTGCGGCGGCCTCGGGTGAGATGTGGCCGATGGAGATACCGGACGTGCCTCCGGAGAACCTGCCGTCGGTGATCAGTGCGCAGTCCTTGCCAAGTCCCAGTCCCTTGAGGAAGGACGTCGGGTACAGCATCTCCTGCATGCCCGGCCCGCCCTTGGGGCCCTCATACCGGATGACAACAACGTCGCCGGGAACAACGGACTTGGAGAGGATCAGGTTGATGGCGTCCTCCTGGGAGTCAACGACCCGTGCCCTGCCTTCGAAGTGGAAGAGCTCTTCGTCGATTCCGGCGGTCTTAATGACTGCGCCTTCTTCGGCGATGTTGCCCTTGAGGACGGCAAGACCACCATCTTCCGTGTAGGCGTTCTCGACGGAACGGATGCAGCCGTTCTCGCCGTCCGTGTCGAGCTCTTCCCATTCATTCGCTTGGGAGAAAGCCCTCGTCGTGCGGACGCCACCGGGGGCGGCCTTGAACAGCTGGACCGCTTCGGGTGACGGCGCGGGGCCGCGCACGTCCCACTTCTCCAGCCAGGACTTCAGGTCATCGGAGTGGACCGAATGGACGGAGTCCTTGAGGAGACCTGCTCGGTAGAGCTCACCGAGGATCGCGGGGATGCCGCCGGCGCGGTGAACGTCTTCCATGTGGAACACCGGGTGGTTGGGGGCAACCTTGGAGACGCAGGGAACCTGGCGGGAGATCGCGTCGATGTCATCGAGGTTGAAGTCGACCTCTCCCTCGATTGCGGTGGCAAGGATATGGAGGATCGTGTTGGTCGAGCCACCCATTGCCACGTCCATCGTCATCGCGTTAAAGAACGCATCGCGGGTGGCAATGTTGCGGGGCAGGACCGACTCGTCGTCCTCCTCGTAGTAGCGGCGAGCCAGGTCGACGATGCGACGGCCCGCCCCAAGGAAGAGCTCCTTGCGTGCCACGTGGGTGGCCAGCGTCGAGCCGTTGCCGGGAAGGGACAGGCCAAGGGCCTCGGTCAGGCAGTTCATGGAGTTCGCGGTGAACATGCCGGAACATGAACCGCACGTCGGGCACGCGGCCGATTCGATTTCGGACAGTTGCTCATCGCTGATCGACTCGTCAGCTGCGCCGGTCATGGCGTCGATGAGGTTCACGGGATGGTCAATAACACCGTCGACGGCCTTGCCCGCTTCCATGGGCCCACCGGACACGAAGATGACGGGAATGTTAAGCCTCATGGCGGCCATGAGCATCCCGGGGGTGATCTTGTCGCAGTTCGAGATGCAGACAAGAGCATCTGCCGTGTGGGCGTTCACCATGTACTCAACGGAATCCGCGATAATCTCGCGGGACGGTAGCGAGTAGAGCATGCCGTCATGCCCCATAGCAATGCCGTCATCCACGGCAATTGTATTGAATTCCTTGCC
This genomic window contains:
- the ilvD gene encoding dihydroxy-acid dehydratase translates to MPQLRSATSTQGRNFAGARALWRATGMGDGDFGKPIIAVANSFTQFVPGHVHLKDMGQLVISAIEEAGGVGKEFNTIAVDDGIAMGHDGMLYSLPSREIIADSVEYMVNAHTADALVCISNCDKITPGMLMAAMRLNIPVIFVSGGPMEAGKAVDGVIDHPVNLIDAMTGAADESISDEQLSEIESAACPTCGSCSGMFTANSMNCLTEALGLSLPGNGSTLATHVARKELFLGAGRRIVDLARRYYEEDDESVLPRNIATRDAFFNAMTMDVAMGGSTNTILHILATAIEGEVDFNLDDIDAISRQVPCVSKVAPNHPVFHMEDVHRAGGIPAILGELYRAGLLKDSVHSVHSDDLKSWLEKWDVRGPAPSPEAVQLFKAAPGGVRTTRAFSQANEWEELDTDGENGCIRSVENAYTEDGGLAVLKGNIAEEGAVIKTAGIDEELFHFEGRARVVDSQEDAINLILSKSVVPGDVVVIRYEGPKGGPGMQEMLYPTSFLKGLGLGKDCALITDGRFSGGTSGISIGHISPEAAAGGAIGLIEEGDRIVLDVPSRKLELLVDDETLAERRAAKGSTPWKPAAERPRKVSKALKAYAMLARSATYGGVRSLDD
- a CDS encoding aspartate:alanine exchanger family transporter, with product MNSVLNYLAEQPILTVFLIIGIGMALGRIKVKGVSLGAAAVLFFAIALAAWGNAVGVEITIPHYIGTLGLVLFAFSIGNNAGGTFFKSLKQATGPIITMVVLFIVAAVAAYLVGSYVFDMDIALIAGTFSGAVTNTPALAAAGESSGDPGTATVGYAVAYLFGVIGMIIAAQMALRKAHLDTDAPSPVTHQNVRVDREDGPTVGGIMKSLGSAIEFSRIRRGEQGPIWIPSSSEVLQRGDLVTIVGEDADVEQVVGELGHRSSHSLRSDRRMLDFRRITVSEPSLVGLTVRELDEVLAERWGAKISRVRRADQDMLAIPNLMVEMGDRVRVVGPTMKLKEISKWLGDSSKGLTDINPVALGLGLALGLFVGSIEIPMPGGGSFSLGGAAGVLLVGLVMGRLGRVGKVVTALPNTANLVMSELGLLLFLAQAGCNAGGQIGLAFSGDAWWKILLLGVLVTSIMGVGLYLTMRHIFHMGGTRLSGLLAGSQTQPAVLAFANGRTGSDPRVALGYALVYPVAMIAKILVAHFLGGM